The Drosophila nasuta strain 15112-1781.00 chromosome 2L, ASM2355853v1, whole genome shotgun sequence genome window below encodes:
- the LOC132795633 gene encoding uncharacterized protein LOC132795633, translating to MALQCVIQPKMWLGLKQILLYVGLLLCVVLQVCRSKTQLQLNCPSVCHCDLYAQRNRAICSAKRLISASIEMPKSVELLDLSYNDITNIDADCFETTVHLINLTLAHNAIHTLHVDAFAKLRRLRSLDLSYNWLEQVDEHLLETNSQLMHLNLEGNKLATIGSGPLLRSVSLRSLNLRNAQINQLSAETLSALPELRQLDVAQNMLITLSINVFHAPRYLASLNIEENPLNCDRALGKVATWLSVRGVSLSMSDCFEEKPQTHPLDVQLDTTSDEPLKFERLEEEHSDDEPKPVAEVWRELPDESDEQKAEEEEEAAEQRQQNEEELSTLIDVCEGNRELLCLRYRNCLERVSHELLSGGAAQPGADQVPGTHSFDEDDVKLAFAVGAATGICMVIFIISFALCVKSGCELRKKRQQTTADGGETSTLNSSQQQLPTIHTWAPPPRSRHPRRSNPQRSRNAPSRALVRQPYGPEDNFVSRLFGRPARHQYYRTINQNTATLIRRLSRSNLFSSRDRESSSPDSPPVSTSRFYTDVVEAAAARPETPPPNYGDVVVIENCDNK from the exons ATGGCACTACAATGTGTGATCCAGCCTAAAATGTGGTTAGGCCTCAAGCAGATATTACTCTACGTGGGGCTCCTGCTCTGCGTTGTTCTTCAGGTCTGTCGCAGCAAGACCCAACTGCAGCTCAACTGTCCCAGCGTCTGTCACTGTGATCTATATGCACAACGTAATCGCGCCATATGCAG CGCCAAACGCTTGATAAGCGCCAGCATTGAAATGCCTAAAAGTGTGGAGCTCTTGGATTTGAGCTACAATGATATCACCAACATTGACGCCGATTGTTTTGAG ACCACCGTGCACTTGATCAATCTCACGCTGGCTCACAATGCCATTCACACGCTTCATGTGGATGCCTTTGCCAAGCTGCGTCGCCTGCGTTCTCTCGATCTCTCCTACAACTGGCTGGAGCAGGTGGATGAGCATTTGCTGGAGACAAACTCGCAGCTGATGCACCTCAATCTGGAGGGCAATAAACTTGCCACCATAGGCAGTGGTCCACTTCTGAGAAGTGTTTCGCTGCGCTCGCTCAATCTACGCAATGCACAGATCAATCAGCTGAGTGCAGAGACGCTGAGTGCTTTGCCAGAGTTGCGTCAGCTGGATGTGGCGCAGAATATGCTGATAACACTCAGCATCAATGTGTTCCATGCACCTCGCTATCTGGCCTCGCTCAACATCGAGGAGAATCCACTCAACTGCGATCGTGCGTTGGGAAAGGTCGCCACCTGGTTGAGTGTGCGAGGTGTGAGCCTCAGCATGAGCGATTGCTTCGAGGAGAAGCCGCAAACACATCCGCTTGATGTGCAGCTTGACACGACCTCTGATGAACCACTCAAATTTGAGCGATTGGAGGAAGAGCATTCGGATGACGAGCCCAAACCTGTGGCGGAAGTGTGGCGCGAGTTGCCCGACGAATCGGACGAGCAAAaagcggaggaggaggaggaggcggcagagcagcgacagcaaaacGAGGAAGAGCTGTCGACACTTATCGATGTGTGCGAGGGCAATCGGGAGTTGCTTTGCCTGCGCTATCGCAACTGCCTGGAGCGCGTCAGTCACGAGCTGCTCTCTGGAGGAGCAGCTCAGCCAGGTGCTGACCAGGTGCCAGGCACGCACTCCTTTGACGAGGACGATGTGAAGCTGGCCTTTGCAGTGGGCGCTGCCACCGGCATCTGTATGGTCATTTTCATCATCAGTTTCGCTTTGTGCGTGAAAAGCGGCTGCGAGCTGCGAAAGAAGCGACAGCAAACGACGGCAGACGGCGGTGAAACAT CCACACTAAACTcctcgcagcagcagctgcccacAATTCACACCTGGGCACCACCTCCTCGCTCCCGCCATCCGCGTCGCTCCAATCCACAACGCAGTCGGAATGCCCCATCAAGAGCCTTGGTCAGACAACCCTATGGACCCGAGGATAACTTTGTGTCGCGACTCTTTGGCCGACCAGCAAGACATCAATACTATCGTACCATCAATCAGAACACGGCGACACTAATCAGGCGACTGAGTCGCAGCAATCTTTTCAGCAGTCGCGATCGAGAGTCGAGCAGTCCCGACTCTCCGCCGGTGTCAACGTCTCGCTTCTACACGGACGTTGTGGAGGCGGCAGCGGCACGCCCCGAGACACCGCCGCCCAATTATGGGGATGTGGTGGTCATCGAGAATTGTGATAACAAATAG
- the LOC132795635 gene encoding seminal metalloprotease 1-like: MFSPRSKFVILWLACLCLGASTAPLSMTMEETDPELTADYFQGDMEIEVLRNGELSPTLHWPNATVYYKISGEFDAEHAVHIELGMRLIERASCIRFLPATVDTLNYVSVITSDSGCSSKVGYKGGEQTVKLKIAPIDLGCFKLGTIQHEFLHTLGFHHQQCSPNRDEFVKVIEENITEGRENNFKKYTEDRVGDFDVPYDYSSILHYSSLAFSKNGEATIIALDPEGQAKMGQRIALSDGDIIRLNTMYKCPLQM; the protein is encoded by the exons ATGTTCAGTCCGAGGAGTAAGTTCGTCATCTTATGGCTGGCTTGCCTCTGTCTAGGCGCCTCAACGGCGCCACTCAGCATGACCATGGAGGAAACTGATCCAGAGCTAACTGCGGATTACTTTCAAGGTGACATGGAAATAGAAGTGCTCAGGAATGGAGAATTGTCGCCAACTCTTCACTGGCCCAATGCCACTGTTTACTACAAGATCTCAGGGGAATTCG ATGCTGAGCATGCGGTTCATATTGAGCTTGGCATGAGGCTAATAGAACGTGCTTCTTGCATACGCTTTTTGCCTGCAACTGTGGACACTTTGAACTATGTTTCTGTTATAACATCAGACTCTGGTTGTAGTTCGAAGGTCGGTTATAAGGGAGGGGAGCAGACGgtcaaattgaaaatagcaCCCATCGACTTAGGCTGCTTTAAGTTGGGCACAATTCAACACGAATTTCTGCATACGCTGGGCTTCCATCATCAGCAATGCTCGCCAAATCGCGATGAATTTGTGAAAGTTATTGAGGAGAATATTACTGAGGGCAGGGAGAACAATTTTAAGAAGTACACCGAAGATCGAGTTGGTGACTTTGATGTTCCGTACGACTATTCAAGCATTCTGCACTATAGTTCTTTGGCGTTCTCTAAGAATGGAGAGGCAACTATTATAGCTTTAGATCCGGAGGGTCAGGCTAAAATGGGACAACGAATTGCACTAAGCGATGGAGATATTATTCGCCTCAATACAATGTACAAATGTCCATTGCAAATGTAA
- the LOC132795634 gene encoding seminal metalloprotease 1-like isoform X1 translates to MFSPRSKFVALLLACLCLGASTAPLSMTMEETDPELTAGYFQGDMEIEVLRNGELSPTLHWPNATVYYKISGEFDDEHAAHIEIGMRLIERASCIRFLPATAETLDYVFVTTSETGCSSKVGYIGGEQTVKLKIAPIDTGCFRLGTIQHEFLHSLGFHHQQCSPNRDEFVNVVEENITEGKEHNFKKYTEDQVGDFDVPYDYSSILHYSSMAFSKNGEATIIAFDPEGQDQMGQRIALSDGDIIRLNTMYKCPLQM, encoded by the exons ATGTTCAGTCCTAGGAGTAAGTTCGTCGCCTTATTGCTGGCTTGCCTCTGCCTAGGCGCCTCAACGGCGCCACTCAGCATGACCATGGAGGAAACTGATCCAGAGCTAACCGCGGGTTACTTTCAAGGTGACATGGAAATAGAAGTGCTCAGGAATGGAGAATTGTCGCCAACTCTTCACTGGCCCAATGCCACTGTTTACTACAAGATCTCAGGGGAATTCG ATGATGAGCATGCGGCTCATATTGAGATTGGCATGAGGCTGATTGAACGTGCTTCCTGCATTCGCTTTTTGCCCGCCACTGCGGAGACCTTGGACTATGTTTTTGTTACAACTTCAGAGACTGGTTGCAGTTCGAAGGTCGGTTACATTGGAGGGGAGCAGACGgtcaaattgaaaatagctCCCATTGACACCGGTTGCTTTAGGTTGGGCACAATTCAACACGAATTTCTGCATTCCCTGGGCTTCCATCATCAGCAATGCTCGCCGAATCGCGATGAATTTGTGAATGTTGTGGAAGAGAATATTACCGAGGGAAAGGAGCACAATTTCAAGAAGTACACCGAAGATCAAGTTGGTGACTTTGATGTGCCATACGACTATTCAAGCATTCTGCACTATAGTTCCATGGCGTTCTCCAAGAATGGAGAGGCAACTATTATAGCTTTTGATCCGGAGGGTCAAGATCAAATGGGACAACGAATTGCACTAAGCGATGGAGATATTATTCGCCTCAATACAATGTACAAATGTCCATTGCAAATGTAA
- the LOC132795634 gene encoding seminal metalloprotease 1-like isoform X2: protein MFSPRSKFVALLLACLCLGASTAPLSMTMEETDPELTAGYFQGDMEIEVLRNGELSPTLHWPNATVYYKISGEFDDEHAAHIEIGMRLIERASCIRFLPATAETLDYVFVTTSETGCSSKVGYIGGEQTVKLKIVRLFKHSAL from the exons ATGTTCAGTCCTAGGAGTAAGTTCGTCGCCTTATTGCTGGCTTGCCTCTGCCTAGGCGCCTCAACGGCGCCACTCAGCATGACCATGGAGGAAACTGATCCAGAGCTAACCGCGGGTTACTTTCAAGGTGACATGGAAATAGAAGTGCTCAGGAATGGAGAATTGTCGCCAACTCTTCACTGGCCCAATGCCACTGTTTACTACAAGATCTCAGGGGAATTCG ATGATGAGCATGCGGCTCATATTGAGATTGGCATGAGGCTGATTGAACGTGCTTCCTGCATTCGCTTTTTGCCCGCCACTGCGGAGACCTTGGACTATGTTTTTGTTACAACTTCAGAGACTGGTTGCAGTTCGAAGGTCGGTTACATTGGAGGGGAGCAGACGgtcaaattgaaaatag TACGACTATTCAAGCATTCTGCACTATAG